A window of the Candidatus Amarolinea dominans genome harbors these coding sequences:
- a CDS encoding YIP1 family protein, which translates to MPFVRRAFHWAWRALFLEQDVYEDMRDDDNPFVEGLFIVVVISVAIALFSLVGTALARAATPDLQAMKQTVLNGLRSMPWFDQMLQAGGQQALDMFNQFYDLGWQIFPRLAGYPDIGNAALNLVLLPVTMILLWLLWGVVAHVVARLLGGKGTLSQTLGATALAEAPQLLSLVTVIPFVVVGGVIGTWRMLCRYTALKTVHGLSWPRAVAATLLPGILFGILIAVLGFIFSTLLMGLVAGGIAQ; encoded by the coding sequence ATGCCATTCGTTAGACGTGCGTTCCATTGGGCGTGGCGAGCGCTGTTCCTTGAACAGGACGTATACGAGGACATGCGCGACGACGACAATCCGTTCGTCGAGGGATTGTTCATTGTCGTTGTCATCAGTGTCGCCATCGCATTATTCAGCCTGGTCGGCACGGCGCTGGCCAGAGCAGCCACGCCAGACCTGCAAGCCATGAAACAAACCGTGTTGAACGGCTTGCGCAGTATGCCGTGGTTCGATCAGATGCTCCAGGCTGGCGGACAGCAGGCGCTGGACATGTTCAACCAGTTCTATGACCTCGGCTGGCAGATTTTCCCGCGCCTGGCCGGCTACCCCGACATCGGCAATGCCGCGCTCAATCTCGTGCTCCTGCCTGTCACCATGATTCTGCTGTGGCTCCTGTGGGGCGTCGTCGCTCATGTCGTGGCACGGCTGTTGGGCGGCAAGGGCACGCTGAGTCAAACCCTGGGCGCCACAGCGTTGGCCGAAGCGCCGCAGCTCCTGAGCCTGGTCACCGTGATTCCCTTCGTCGTGGTCGGCGGTGTCATCGGCACCTGGCGCATGCTCTGTCGCTACACGGCGCTCAAAACCGTGCATGGCTTGAGTTGGCCGCGTGCTGTCGCGGCCACGCTTCTGCCAGGCATCCTGTTCGGTATTCTCATCGCCGTGCTTGGCTTCATCTTCAGCACACTGCTTATGGGCCTCGTGGCCGGAGGGATAGCACAATGA
- a CDS encoding molybdopterin molybdotransferase MoeA, whose protein sequence is MPELFNVQTPAAAWRLFLRHLPIRITTATIEVAAALDRVLAETVIAPHDLPSFARSTVDGYAVLAADTFGASASLPAYLSVIGETAMGQAASLAIDSGACTIVHTGGMIPPGADAVVMVEHTERVQPPRALAVAADNPSSISPHSPHFPHTIEVLRPLAPGQNVIQVGEDVRQGEIVLAAGRRLRPADLGGLLAVGITQVTVAQPPRVAILSQGDEVVPPTQTPGPGQIRDINSYTLAALTHRAGAEPILMGIAPDQLGALSALARQAFALADVVVISAGSSVSVRDMTAEVIAALGQPGILVHGLSVRPGKPTILAVCDGKPVFGLPGNPVSAMVIFDLVVAPTLRLLQGEEGPPRRIVMARLARPIASVTGREDYVPVRLEQRGNERWAAPVFGKSNLIYTLLQADGAVRVALDSNGIGEAEWVEVLQ, encoded by the coding sequence ATGCCTGAACTATTCAACGTGCAGACGCCGGCCGCTGCCTGGCGGCTTTTCCTTCGACATCTCCCGATCCGGATCACGACCGCAACCATCGAAGTGGCCGCGGCGTTGGATCGCGTGCTGGCCGAAACCGTCATTGCGCCGCACGATCTGCCCAGTTTCGCCCGCTCCACGGTGGACGGCTACGCGGTGTTGGCCGCGGACACCTTTGGCGCCTCGGCCAGCCTCCCCGCCTATCTCAGCGTCATCGGTGAAACCGCCATGGGGCAAGCGGCCAGCCTGGCGATTGATTCCGGCGCCTGCACCATCGTACACACCGGCGGCATGATCCCGCCAGGCGCCGACGCGGTCGTGATGGTTGAGCATACCGAGAGGGTGCAGCCGCCACGCGCGCTGGCCGTCGCGGCCGACAACCCATCTTCCATCTCACCGCACTCACCGCACTTCCCGCACACCATCGAAGTCCTGCGCCCGCTGGCGCCCGGTCAAAATGTCATTCAGGTCGGCGAAGATGTGCGCCAGGGCGAGATCGTGCTGGCCGCTGGCCGGCGCCTGCGCCCGGCCGACCTGGGCGGACTGCTGGCGGTCGGCATCACGCAGGTGACGGTGGCGCAACCGCCGCGCGTGGCCATCCTCTCGCAGGGCGATGAAGTGGTGCCGCCCACGCAGACCCCAGGACCTGGTCAGATTCGGGACATCAACAGCTACACCCTGGCCGCGCTGACTCATCGCGCCGGCGCCGAGCCGATCCTGATGGGCATTGCGCCCGATCAACTTGGAGCCTTGAGCGCCCTGGCCCGCCAGGCGTTTGCCCTGGCCGATGTGGTCGTTATCTCGGCTGGCAGCTCGGTCAGCGTGCGCGACATGACCGCGGAAGTGATAGCAGCCCTGGGACAGCCCGGCATCCTGGTGCATGGCCTCAGCGTGCGCCCTGGCAAGCCCACCATCCTGGCAGTTTGCGACGGCAAGCCGGTTTTTGGACTGCCCGGCAACCCGGTCAGCGCGATGGTGATTTTCGACCTGGTGGTCGCGCCGACCCTGCGCCTGCTGCAGGGCGAAGAAGGACCGCCGCGGCGTATCGTCATGGCGCGCCTGGCCCGCCCCATCGCTTCGGTGACAGGACGCGAGGATTACGTGCCGGTACGCCTGGAGCAGCGAGGCAACGAGCGCTGGGCGGCGCCGGTGTTTGGCAAATCAAACCTCATCTACACGCTGCTGCAGGCCGATGGCGCCGTGCGCGTGGCGCTGGACAGCAACGGCATCGGCGAGGCCGAGTGGGTCGAGGTCCTGCAATGA